The following are encoded together in the Bradymonas sediminis genome:
- a CDS encoding acyl-CoA dehydrogenase family protein, producing MADLFNPTDEHKQLREMVRAFTEREVDPQAEAFDRSEEFNIELFRKLGDLGLLGITAPTEFGGSGMDASAAVIAHEELSAADPGFCLAYLAHSMLFVNNLAVNGDDAQRARFLPDACSGKAIGGMCMSEPDAGTDVLGMRTTAVKEGDEYILNGQKMWITNGAIAAGELGDIFLVYAKTGPSDGREVSLFVVEKGTPGFSLGQKIHNKLGMRASTTAELVFDHCRVPAENLVGTPGKALKSMMRNLAIERLTLAAMSLGIARRCVEVMNRYATERTSFGKPLNRFGQIQRHIAESYAEYMAGRSYVYNVAGQLDLGAFGHRIDSDGAKLYCSTMAKNVSDRAIQVLGGYGYVGEYQVERLWRDAKLLEIGGGTIEAHQKNMTRDLSQLGQIL from the coding sequence ATGGCCGATCTATTCAACCCGACCGACGAACACAAGCAACTACGTGAGATGGTACGCGCCTTTACAGAGCGCGAAGTCGATCCGCAGGCCGAAGCCTTCGACCGCAGCGAGGAGTTCAATATCGAGCTTTTCCGCAAGCTCGGGGATCTGGGATTATTGGGAATCACGGCGCCGACCGAGTTCGGCGGCTCCGGCATGGACGCCAGCGCGGCGGTCATCGCCCACGAAGAACTCTCGGCGGCCGACCCCGGGTTCTGCCTGGCCTACCTGGCCCACTCGATGCTCTTCGTGAATAACCTGGCGGTCAACGGCGACGACGCCCAGCGCGCGCGCTTCTTGCCCGACGCCTGCAGCGGCAAGGCCATCGGCGGCATGTGCATGAGCGAGCCCGACGCCGGCACCGACGTGCTGGGGATGCGCACCACGGCGGTCAAAGAGGGCGACGAGTATATCCTCAACGGCCAGAAAATGTGGATCACCAACGGCGCCATCGCCGCCGGTGAGCTGGGCGACATCTTTTTGGTCTACGCCAAGACCGGCCCCAGCGACGGGCGTGAGGTCTCGCTCTTCGTGGTCGAAAAGGGCACGCCCGGGTTCTCGCTGGGCCAGAAAATCCACAATAAGCTGGGCATGCGCGCCTCGACGACCGCCGAGCTGGTCTTCGACCATTGCCGCGTCCCCGCCGAGAACCTGGTCGGAACCCCCGGCAAGGCCCTCAAATCCATGATGCGAAACCTGGCCATCGAGCGCCTCACCTTGGCCGCGATGAGCCTGGGCATCGCGCGGCGCTGCGTCGAGGTCATGAACCGCTACGCCACCGAGCGCACCTCCTTTGGCAAACCGCTCAACCGCTTCGGCCAGATCCAGCGCCATATCGCCGAATCCTACGCCGAGTATATGGCCGGTCGAAGCTACGTATATAACGTCGCCGGCCAGCTCGACCTCGGCGCCTTCGGCCACCGCATCGACTCCGACGGCGCCAAGCTCTACTGCTCCACGATGGCCAAGAACGTCTCCGACCGCGCCATTCAGGTGCTCGGCGGCTACGGCTATGTCGGCGAATATCAGGTGGAGCGGCTGTGGCGAGACGCCAAATTGCTCGAGATTGGCGGCGGAACGATCGAGGCGCACCAGAAGAATATGACCCGCGACCTGTCGCAATTGGGTCAAATCCTCTAA
- a CDS encoding prolyl oligopeptidase family serine peptidase, whose product MRYSSLLAPYARRLAVGLLACSMLAGCASTPTNDDAVEHTAPSETLQYPETMREDIVENLFGQAVQDPYRWLENVEADAVQAWMKSQDDFARARLDALPARDALAERFSELFYVDMLYAPAVHGDRYFYARRSADKEKTVYYWKEGADGEERVLLDPNTMSEDGSTSVGGIYVAWDGKTVAYKLRENNADEATIYVKTVDTDAVSEVDVIDGAKYAYPQWTPDNKGFYYTYLPETYGPDHAKAGEKIPVDIRPGFAEIRFHKLGTDPKTDPTIRARTGDPRTFMGPSLSRDGRWLMMTIAHGWNKTEVYYQDLKAPKADGSNALGRADAWKPFITGTESKYSVWAWQDHFYIFTDEDAPNAKLMRVPVKDPARERWVDVVPESDERVLDNAEIIGGHLVLTYLVNAHSLLEVRTLAGELVREVALPGLGTSRGMKGQPDRDEAYYSYQSFTTPLEIYKTSIKSGESTLWQKTNVPVDPSSYKVEQVWYPSKDGTKISMFVVHRKNYKMDATMPFLLYGYGGFNVNMQPTFRSSIYPWLDAGGGYAVPNLRGGGEYGEEWHRGGMLANKQNTFDDFIAAAEFLIDQKYTRADTLGISGGSNGGLLVGAAMTQRPELFGAVVCGVPLLDMIRYHKFGSGKTWISEYGDPDKEDDFKYLYAYSPYHHVKEGVEYPAMLMLTADSDDRVDPMHARKFTAAIQHASTSGQPALLRIESNAGHGGGDMISKFVNKYADEYAFLMKELGLTGVEKTLLSDSEASNAAAKADASE is encoded by the coding sequence ATGCGTTATTCGTCGCTCCTTGCCCCCTATGCTCGCCGGCTCGCCGTCGGGCTGCTCGCCTGTAGCATGCTGGCCGGTTGCGCCAGCACGCCCACCAATGACGACGCGGTCGAACACACGGCGCCGTCCGAAACACTGCAATATCCCGAGACCATGCGCGAAGATATCGTCGAGAACCTTTTTGGACAGGCGGTTCAGGACCCCTACCGCTGGCTCGAGAACGTCGAAGCTGACGCCGTTCAGGCATGGATGAAATCGCAGGATGATTTCGCCCGCGCGCGCCTCGACGCCCTGCCCGCCCGCGACGCCCTGGCCGAGCGATTTAGCGAGCTCTTCTACGTCGATATGCTCTACGCCCCCGCGGTGCACGGCGATCGCTATTTCTACGCGCGTCGAAGCGCCGACAAAGAGAAGACGGTCTATTATTGGAAGGAGGGCGCTGACGGCGAAGAGCGTGTGCTGCTCGACCCGAATACCATGAGCGAGGACGGGAGCACCTCGGTCGGCGGGATCTATGTCGCCTGGGATGGCAAGACCGTGGCGTATAAATTGCGCGAAAATAACGCCGACGAAGCCACGATTTACGTCAAGACAGTGGACACCGACGCGGTCAGCGAGGTCGACGTGATCGACGGGGCCAAATACGCCTATCCGCAGTGGACCCCCGATAATAAGGGCTTCTATTATACCTATTTGCCCGAAACCTACGGTCCCGACCACGCCAAGGCCGGCGAGAAGATCCCGGTTGATATCCGCCCCGGGTTTGCCGAAATTCGGTTCCATAAGCTCGGCACTGACCCCAAAACCGACCCGACGATTCGCGCCAGAACCGGCGACCCGCGCACCTTTATGGGCCCGAGCCTGTCGCGCGACGGTCGCTGGTTGATGATGACCATCGCCCACGGCTGGAACAAGACCGAGGTCTATTATCAGGACCTCAAAGCCCCGAAGGCCGACGGCTCCAACGCGCTGGGGCGCGCGGATGCGTGGAAGCCGTTTATCACCGGCACCGAGTCCAAATACTCGGTCTGGGCCTGGCAAGACCACTTTTATATCTTCACCGACGAAGACGCGCCCAACGCAAAATTGATGCGCGTGCCGGTCAAAGATCCCGCGCGGGAGCGCTGGGTGGACGTGGTACCGGAGTCCGACGAGCGGGTGCTCGACAACGCCGAGATCATCGGCGGGCACCTGGTGCTCACCTATCTGGTCAACGCCCACAGCCTGCTCGAAGTGCGCACGCTGGCAGGCGAGCTGGTGCGCGAAGTCGCGCTGCCCGGCCTCGGCACCAGCCGCGGCATGAAGGGCCAGCCCGACCGCGACGAGGCGTATTATTCATACCAGTCCTTCACCACGCCGCTCGAGATCTATAAGACCTCGATTAAAAGCGGCGAGAGCACCCTGTGGCAGAAGACCAACGTGCCGGTCGACCCGAGCTCCTATAAGGTTGAGCAAGTCTGGTATCCTTCCAAGGACGGCACCAAGATCTCGATGTTCGTGGTGCATCGCAAAAATTATAAGATGGACGCGACGATGCCGTTTTTGCTCTACGGCTACGGCGGCTTTAACGTGAATATGCAGCCGACCTTCCGCTCGAGCATCTACCCCTGGCTGGACGCTGGCGGCGGGTACGCGGTGCCGAACCTGCGCGGTGGCGGCGAATACGGCGAGGAATGGCATCGCGGCGGGATGCTCGCCAATAAGCAGAATACCTTCGATGACTTTATCGCGGCGGCCGAATTTTTGATCGACCAGAAATACACCCGCGCGGACACGCTCGGCATCTCGGGCGGCTCCAACGGTGGATTGCTGGTCGGCGCGGCGATGACCCAGCGCCCGGAGCTCTTTGGCGCGGTGGTCTGCGGCGTGCCGCTTTTGGATATGATTCGCTACCATAAATTTGGCAGCGGAAAGACCTGGATCAGCGAGTACGGCGACCCGGATAAAGAGGATGATTTCAAATATCTCTACGCCTATTCGCCGTATCACCACGTCAAAGAGGGCGTCGAATACCCGGCGATGCTGATGCTCACGGCCGACAGCGACGACCGCGTGGACCCGATGCACGCGCGAAAATTCACCGCCGCGATTCAGCACGCCAGCACTTCCGGCCAGCCGGCGCTGCTGCGCATTGAGTCGAACGCCGGCCACGGCGGCGGCGATATGATCAGCAAATTCGTCAATAAATACGCCGACGAATACGCATTCCTGATGAAAGAGCTGGGCCTGACCGGCGTCGAGAAGACCCTGCTATCCGACAGCGAAGCCTCCAACGCGGCGGCCAAGGCCGACGCATCCGAATAA